The following are encoded together in the Lactuca sativa cultivar Salinas chromosome 1, Lsat_Salinas_v11, whole genome shotgun sequence genome:
- the LOC111908018 gene encoding pathogen-related protein encodes MDQYKGSDVDKYRCFMSGEGEKNTKWKLGVPPNYDAINELFEEGRTKIWPAGSLGEQVQNLVKTWEMELVHKPNSQDHKSVDVTKLTISVNGRKPLKMEDVGKIGGGYNMFLQTSLPEDLRLYNPSDETGDTSHDIFTNTFTRGFALEVLEVYSGPPVIAYKFRHWGYMEGPFKGQPPTGEIVEMIGVSTFELDEQFKIVKIQFFYDRGEFLAGFIKGGSSVTTTQDSTIDVGSSRCPFS; translated from the exons ATGGATCAATACAAAGGTTCAGATGTAGACAAGTATAGATGTTTCATGAGTGGAGAAGGTGAGAAGAACACCAAATGGAAGTTGGGTGTACCCCCTAACTATGATGCAATCAACGAACTCTTTGAAGAAGGCAGAACCAAG ATATGGCCGGCAGGTTCACTGGGAGAGCAAGTTCAGAATCTTGTGAAAACATGGGAAATGGAGTTGGTCCACAAACCGAATTCCCAAGATCATAAGTCTGTTGATGTCACAAAGCTCACAATTTCTGTTAATG GCAGGAAGCCCTTGAAAATGGAAGATGTGGGTAAGATAGGTGGGGGGTACAATATGTTTCTTCAAACTTCGTTGCCAGAAGATCTACGACTGTATAATCCTTCTGATGAAACTGGGGATACGTCTCATGATATCTTCACAAACACATTTACTCGTGGTTTTGCGTTGGAGGTTCTTGAGGTTTACTCAGGTCCTCCGGTGATTGCATATAAGTTCAGGCATTGGGGTTACATGGAAGGTCCATTCAAAGGTCAACCGCCTacgggggaaattgttgaaatgattGGTGTCTCTACATTCGAG TTGGATGAACAATTCAAGATCGTGAAGATCCAGTTTTTCTACGATAGAGGAGAGTTTCTTGCGGGTTTTATCAAGGGTGGGAGTTCTGTGACCACCACCCAAGATTCCACCATTGATGTAGGCTCTTCAAGATGCCCCTTTTCTTAA